In Legionella cincinnatiensis, the DNA window TTTTAAATAAATCCAAAGTAGCCAGACAACAATGGGTCTATGCGCAACTGAAAGAATTGATTACCACTGGTAGGCTTCATGCAATTAATATGAAGACGTGGACAAAAGAAGAATGGGGGAAGCAACATGGATAAATTATTAATTAATGGCGGTAAAGCATTACATGGTGAAGTGGTTATTTCTGGGGCGAAAAATGCGGCTTTACCAATAATGGCGGCGAGCTTGCTTGCAAGAGATCATGTAACGATTTCAAATGTTCCTCATCTTAAAGACATTACAACGATGATGGAGTTATTAGGCCAATTGGGTGCTCATTTAATTGTTGATGAAAAAATGAATGTCCAAGTTGATGCCAGTCAAGTGAATGAGTTTGTTGCTCCTTATGATTTGGTTAAAACAATGCGTGCTTCAATTTTGGTGTTGGGGCCTCTGTTAGCACGTTTTGGTAAAGCAGATGTATCTTTACCCGGGGGATGTGCTATTGGAACACGGCCTGTTGATTTGCATTTGAAAGCATTAAAATCTATGGGGGCTGATATCACCGTTAAAAATGGTTATATTAATGCTCATTGTAGACGTGGTCGTTTGCAAGGTAAGCGCATCATGTTTGATACGGTTACAGTAACGGGCACAGAAAACATATTAATGGCTGCAACGCTTGCTGAAGGAACAACAATTATTAAAAATGCAGCACGAGAACCCGAAGTAGTTGATTTGGCTCATTTTTTAACTCAAATGGGCGCTAAAATTTCCGGTGCAGGAACTTCAATTATTGAGATCGAAGGCGTCTCCGATCTTTCGGGTGGAGTTTATTCTG includes these proteins:
- a CDS encoding BolA family protein, which gives rise to MLKNEEIEQKFKAIEDVYYVKVEGDGYHYQITIVSDIFLNKSKVARQQWVYAQLKELITTGRLHAINMKTWTKEEWGKQHG
- the murA gene encoding UDP-N-acetylglucosamine 1-carboxyvinyltransferase, whose protein sequence is MDKLLINGGKALHGEVVISGAKNAALPIMAASLLARDHVTISNVPHLKDITTMMELLGQLGAHLIVDEKMNVQVDASQVNEFVAPYDLVKTMRASILVLGPLLARFGKADVSLPGGCAIGTRPVDLHLKALKSMGADITVKNGYINAHCRRGRLQGKRIMFDTVTVTGTENILMAATLAEGTTIIKNAAREPEVVDLAHFLTQMGAKISGAGTSIIEIEGVSDLSGGVYSVMPDRIEAGTYLAAGALTRGHVTVKRVRPDTLLSQLCKFEEAGAELAIGEDWVSLNMNNQRPQAVNISTAPYPAFATDMQAQFMAMNSIADGSSTIVETIFENRFMHVQELQRMGAQIQLNGNTAIINGVEKLTGAPVMATDLRASASLILAGLVAEGETSVERIYHVDRGYERIEEKLSLLGADIKRVSER